A genomic window from Gemmatimonadaceae bacterium includes:
- a CDS encoding protein kinase — protein sequence MTDLLVSRLRVALDATHDIKRELGGGGMSHVFLAEERSLGRDVVIKVLPPAFAAGVSADRFAREIRVAARLQQANIVPVLSAGISDGVPFYTMPFVAGESLRDLLRRTPRLSVTQTVAIATDVARALSYAHENGVVHRDIKPENILLSGATAVVTDFGVAKAISAARSGAEHSLDNGSNGAVTNLTLLGTSLGTPAYMAPEQALGDPTTDHRADLYALGLTMYEMLAGRYPFDARTPHELMAAHITEHPAPIESCCPEIPRGLAALVTSCLAKDRAQRPANARAVLDALGNIDVNTLSAPRDSRKAPLRRAVVIGACAAVIVVAAGAAVYVMRDSMGSPAELDASRVLVASTPVESRDAVLVAATAQANDLVARTVESLPSVRRVEVASSLPDDAAARSRASKAGARTLLVTTAEAHGADSVRLRFRILDARSGDLVRAMRPIDLRRSAPDSTVRAALDPVFALLTIVTEPSLGPAALPLVDAPKFAAARELATGLELRAADSVKRGVAMTHIDRAVALDSTYYQARLWQTQFVQDNYRSTYYPRSRVIGDSTMHALAPHMDQLSNFERALYDYVVAKHLGRVPEIIEALRRLVAIAPEAPPADSLPRILMDQNRPREALRLLRTMPPSRDANGKRIPPEDDASRWEIIASIDHYLGDRAGNIEAANQLHRLAPDVMSTARAELIAASWDGDSAHIRDILNTARTLPSRSGSYDFYGDLVMQAGQELMAHGHDKLGQQLVRDAIDWFNSHPVTDRRMVYRKALAYYALADYKRAGETLAPMLVDTSASPVIGLAGRIAARAGDTVEAVRRMHQLERMTDPGLLGAPTQERAFIAAGLGHKAEAVALLQDAFAQGIGWGIWWRLHWFPDTTPLRGYAPFDRLLEPKG from the coding sequence ATGACCGATCTACTCGTCTCGCGGCTGCGCGTTGCTCTGGACGCCACCCACGACATCAAGCGCGAGCTTGGCGGCGGCGGAATGTCGCACGTCTTTCTCGCGGAAGAACGCAGCCTGGGGCGCGACGTCGTGATCAAGGTGTTGCCGCCGGCGTTCGCCGCCGGTGTCAGCGCCGATCGGTTCGCTCGCGAGATTCGTGTGGCGGCGCGGCTGCAGCAGGCGAACATCGTTCCCGTGTTGAGTGCCGGAATCTCGGACGGTGTGCCGTTCTATACCATGCCGTTCGTCGCCGGCGAGTCGCTGCGCGATCTGCTGCGGCGTACTCCGCGGCTATCGGTAACGCAAACTGTCGCGATTGCGACGGACGTGGCGCGCGCGCTGAGCTACGCGCACGAGAACGGCGTCGTGCATCGGGACATCAAGCCGGAGAACATTCTGCTTTCCGGCGCGACGGCGGTGGTCACGGACTTCGGCGTCGCCAAGGCCATCAGCGCCGCGCGGAGCGGCGCCGAGCATTCTCTCGACAACGGATCGAATGGCGCCGTCACCAACCTGACGCTGCTCGGCACCTCGCTCGGCACGCCGGCCTACATGGCGCCCGAGCAAGCGCTCGGCGATCCGACGACCGATCATCGGGCCGATCTCTACGCGCTTGGGCTCACGATGTACGAGATGCTGGCCGGCCGTTATCCGTTCGACGCGCGCACGCCGCACGAGTTGATGGCGGCGCACATCACCGAACATCCGGCGCCGATCGAATCCTGCTGCCCGGAGATCCCGCGCGGTTTGGCGGCGCTCGTCACGAGCTGCCTCGCCAAGGACCGCGCGCAACGCCCAGCGAACGCGCGGGCGGTGTTGGATGCACTTGGAAACATTGACGTCAATACATTGTCCGCCCCGCGTGATTCGCGGAAAGCGCCGCTGCGCCGGGCGGTCGTCATCGGCGCGTGCGCGGCCGTCATCGTCGTGGCCGCCGGGGCGGCGGTGTACGTCATGCGCGACAGCATGGGAAGTCCCGCCGAGCTCGATGCGTCGCGCGTGCTGGTCGCATCGACGCCGGTGGAGTCGCGCGACGCGGTGCTCGTCGCGGCGACCGCACAGGCGAACGATCTCGTCGCGCGCACCGTCGAATCGCTGCCCTCGGTTCGTCGGGTCGAAGTCGCGTCGAGTCTTCCTGACGATGCGGCCGCCCGTTCGCGAGCGAGCAAGGCTGGTGCACGTACGCTGCTCGTCACGACCGCCGAAGCACACGGCGCCGACAGTGTGCGGTTGCGTTTTCGAATTCTCGATGCGCGCTCGGGCGACCTCGTTCGCGCCATGCGTCCGATCGACCTGCGCCGCAGTGCGCCGGATTCCACCGTGCGCGCGGCGCTCGATCCCGTGTTCGCGCTCCTCACCATCGTGACCGAGCCATCGTTGGGCCCGGCGGCGCTGCCGCTTGTCGACGCGCCGAAGTTCGCCGCGGCGCGTGAGCTCGCGACCGGGCTCGAGCTGCGCGCGGCGGATTCAGTGAAGCGCGGGGTGGCGATGACGCACATCGATCGCGCCGTCGCGCTCGACTCGACGTACTACCAAGCGCGTCTGTGGCAGACGCAATTCGTGCAGGACAACTATCGCTCGACCTATTACCCGCGCTCGCGGGTCATCGGCGACAGCACCATGCACGCACTCGCGCCGCACATGGATCAGCTCTCGAACTTCGAGCGCGCGCTGTACGACTACGTCGTTGCCAAGCATCTCGGCCGCGTGCCGGAGATCATAGAAGCGTTACGGCGATTGGTTGCCATCGCGCCGGAGGCGCCTCCGGCCGATTCGTTGCCGCGCATCCTCATGGATCAGAACCGCCCCCGCGAAGCGTTGCGGCTTCTGCGGACGATGCCGCCGTCGCGCGATGCGAACGGCAAGCGGATTCCTCCCGAGGACGACGCGTCGCGCTGGGAGATCATCGCGTCGATCGACCACTACCTCGGCGACCGCGCGGGGAACATCGAGGCGGCGAATCAGTTGCACCGCCTGGCGCCCGACGTGATGTCGACCGCGCGCGCCGAATTGATCGCCGCGTCGTGGGACGGCGACTCGGCGCACATTCGCGACATCCTGAATACGGCGCGGACGCTGCCGTCGCGCTCCGGGTCCTATGACTTCTATGGCGATCTCGTCATGCAAGCCGGCCAGGAGCTCATGGCCCACGGGCACGACAAGCTCGGACAGCAGCTCGTGCGCGACGCGATCGACTGGTTCAATTCCCATCCCGTGACCGATCGCCGCATGGTGTACCGCAAGGCGCTCGCCTACTACGCGCTGGCCGACTACAAGCGCGCCGGTGAGACACTCGCGCCGATGCTCGTCGACACGAGTGCGTCGCCGGTCATTGGACTCGCGGGCCGTATCGCGGCTCGCGCCGGCGACACAGTCGAAGCCGTGCGCCGCATGCACCAGCTCGAGCGCATGACGGATCCCGGACTCCTCGGCGCGCCGACGCAGGAGCGCGCATTCATCGCGGCCGGACTCGGACACAAGGCCGAGGCGGTGGCGCTGCTGCAGGACGCGTTCGCGCAGGGGATCGGCTGGGGCATCTGGTGGCGCCTGCATTGGTTCCCGGACACGACGCCGCTGCGTGGGTACGCACCGTTCGATCGGCTCCTCGAGCCGAAGGGTTAG
- a CDS encoding sensor histidine kinase has product MITVGAWLLAWSLILSAFAVLSSAGGPAELSLGATLIRQVAAAVVWTGLSLVIAAYHRRVRRTTTNLWLIAAMHVPGLFAAAVIAAAGSMFVLRAVSPNVHPIFWMMVVFYLDFDVGAYAAVIAVTEVVELRRRLAARQRQAESLERSLARARLDFLTAQLQPHFLFNSLGAVSELAYQTPAAATRVLQQLASIFRTALATRDDEITLGEEIAGIEPYLDIQRIRFADWLRIEYHVDDAAVDCLVPRFVLQPLVENAIRHGLSGRRAAGSIEISAKVDASTLIVSVADDGVGMDMTSSTSGRRGIGLANVRDRLRILYSDAHDLHLSRGSAGGTVVQLCIPARRREDHPRGATQDVAVIDAHEARTIRLPRALRNPFVMQPLLWAMGGLFWTQQTYMYNELQVPRLNLTWLGIARLDMTFAAIWALLTPCVMFLARRVPLRRNGLWWRVCLYVVGAAVIDIGDTMLWRRAVSATDPFPAPSYQLQLVVGMLIIGITVAFAHRSVFAAWMRQREEAAALLRAELDDAQTRATKLQSVPPVLLESLDSIAVSARGDPGLTERQLTRLADYVRLALECTDARGVTPDRQRALDGSLTELYQALGTRSRSRC; this is encoded by the coding sequence GTGATAACCGTCGGCGCGTGGCTCCTTGCATGGTCGCTGATCCTCAGCGCGTTTGCCGTCTTGTCGTCAGCGGGAGGGCCGGCGGAGCTATCGCTCGGCGCGACGCTCATCAGACAGGTCGCCGCGGCGGTCGTGTGGACCGGACTGAGTCTCGTCATCGCCGCGTATCATCGGCGCGTGCGACGCACCACGACGAATCTCTGGCTCATCGCGGCGATGCATGTCCCTGGATTGTTTGCGGCGGCAGTGATCGCCGCCGCCGGCTCGATGTTCGTGCTACGAGCCGTGTCGCCGAACGTCCATCCCATCTTCTGGATGATGGTCGTGTTCTACCTCGACTTCGACGTCGGCGCGTACGCCGCGGTGATCGCGGTAACGGAAGTGGTCGAGCTTCGGCGCCGACTCGCCGCGCGCCAGCGGCAGGCGGAAAGTCTGGAACGATCGCTGGCCCGCGCGCGGCTCGACTTCCTCACCGCGCAGCTTCAACCGCACTTTCTCTTCAACTCACTCGGTGCGGTGTCGGAGCTCGCGTATCAGACACCGGCGGCGGCGACGCGTGTACTCCAGCAGCTCGCGTCCATTTTTCGCACGGCCCTCGCGACACGCGACGACGAGATCACCCTCGGCGAAGAGATCGCGGGGATCGAGCCATACTTGGACATTCAGCGTATTCGTTTCGCCGACTGGCTGCGCATCGAGTATCATGTCGACGACGCGGCGGTCGATTGTCTCGTTCCGCGCTTCGTGCTTCAGCCGCTCGTCGAGAATGCAATTCGACACGGTCTGAGCGGCCGCCGCGCCGCGGGCTCCATCGAAATCTCGGCGAAGGTCGATGCCTCTACGCTCATCGTCTCTGTCGCGGACGACGGCGTCGGCATGGATATGACGAGCTCGACGTCAGGCCGGCGGGGCATCGGTCTCGCCAACGTGCGCGACCGGCTGCGCATTCTGTATTCCGACGCGCACGACCTGCACCTGTCGCGCGGAAGCGCCGGCGGGACCGTCGTCCAACTGTGCATTCCGGCGCGGCGGCGTGAGGACCATCCGCGCGGCGCGACGCAGGACGTCGCGGTGATCGATGCGCACGAGGCTCGCACCATTCGCCTCCCGCGCGCGTTGCGGAATCCGTTCGTCATGCAGCCATTGCTCTGGGCGATGGGCGGACTGTTCTGGACTCAGCAGACGTACATGTATAACGAGCTCCAGGTGCCGAGGCTCAACCTCACGTGGCTTGGCATCGCACGGCTGGACATGACGTTCGCGGCAATCTGGGCGCTTCTCACACCGTGCGTGATGTTCCTGGCGCGGCGCGTTCCGCTTCGACGAAACGGTCTGTGGTGGCGCGTCTGCCTCTACGTCGTCGGCGCGGCGGTCATCGACATCGGCGACACGATGCTGTGGCGTCGGGCCGTGTCAGCTACGGACCCGTTCCCTGCTCCCTCGTACCAGTTGCAGTTGGTCGTCGGCATGCTCATCATCGGGATCACGGTCGCGTTCGCACATCGATCGGTGTTCGCGGCGTGGATGCGCCAGCGCGAAGAGGCGGCAGCGCTGTTGCGCGCGGAACTGGATGACGCACAAACCCGCGCGACGAAATTGCAATCAGTGCCGCCGGTGCTGCTGGAATCGCTCGACAGCATCGCCGTGTCGGCGCGGGGTGATCCGGGATTGACGGAACGACAACTCACGCGGTTGGCCGACTACGTTCGACTCGCCCTCGAGTGCACGGACGCGCGTGGCGTCACACCCGATCGCCAGCGCGCACTCGATGGATCGCTGACCGAGCTGTACCAAGCCCTCGGCACACGCTCACGATCGCGCTGCTAG
- a CDS encoding 3-oxoacyl-[acyl-carrier-protein] synthase III C-terminal domain-containing protein, with product MTMLARRSRFVAPAAHRAPATLSPVIIGSATALPPHRYRQSELSEIVQAAVPAGMQRDGRLRRFFDSVQVDERYFVVPPERVIHLKGFKERNDLYIEAALELSERVLIDALANAGMAPADIGMLATTSVTGIAVPSLDARLMNRIDLPHSLVRMPLFGLGCLGGAAGVARVSDWLRGNPDQIAVLLSVETCSLAFQLDAQIGNLVSIGLFGDGAAAIVMAGARHPLARSGATAGGGRARVIGARSTFFPATERVMGWDIGDNGFTPVLSANVPTIVRDHAPAAVNALLKKHGVDRDDVAHWVMHPGGPKVIDAMESALDLEAGALEPTRRHLQRVGNLSSASVLFILDEHRRRIAAGERPGGYGVMMAMGPAFCAEVVLLDFDAADVEDDQ from the coding sequence ATGACCATGCTCGCTCGTCGTTCCCGCTTCGTTGCGCCCGCCGCCCATCGCGCGCCCGCAACGTTGTCGCCCGTCATCATTGGAAGCGCGACGGCGCTTCCGCCGCATCGATACCGGCAGAGCGAGCTGTCGGAGATCGTACAGGCCGCCGTGCCCGCCGGGATGCAGCGCGACGGCAGGCTTCGCCGCTTCTTCGATTCCGTGCAGGTCGACGAGCGCTACTTCGTCGTGCCGCCGGAGCGCGTCATCCACCTGAAAGGCTTCAAGGAACGCAACGACCTCTATATAGAAGCGGCGCTCGAGCTGAGCGAACGCGTCCTGATCGACGCGCTGGCGAACGCCGGGATGGCGCCGGCCGACATCGGCATGCTGGCGACGACGAGCGTCACGGGGATCGCGGTGCCGTCGCTCGATGCGCGGTTGATGAATCGCATCGACCTGCCGCATTCGCTCGTGCGGATGCCGCTGTTCGGACTCGGTTGTCTGGGCGGCGCGGCCGGCGTAGCGCGCGTCAGCGATTGGCTGCGCGGCAATCCCGACCAGATCGCCGTGCTGCTGTCCGTCGAAACGTGCTCGCTCGCGTTCCAGCTCGACGCGCAGATCGGCAACCTCGTGTCGATCGGACTGTTCGGCGACGGCGCGGCGGCGATCGTCATGGCCGGCGCGCGTCATCCGCTTGCACGCTCGGGCGCAACCGCCGGCGGCGGACGCGCACGCGTGATCGGCGCCCGGTCGACGTTCTTCCCCGCCACCGAACGCGTGATGGGATGGGACATCGGCGACAACGGCTTCACGCCGGTGCTGAGCGCGAACGTTCCGACCATCGTTCGCGATCACGCGCCGGCCGCCGTGAATGCGCTGCTCAAAAAACACGGCGTCGATCGCGACGACGTCGCGCACTGGGTCATGCATCCCGGCGGTCCCAAGGTGATCGACGCGATGGAATCGGCGCTCGATCTCGAGGCGGGCGCGCTCGAACCGACACGCCGGCATCTCCAGCGCGTCGGCAATCTCTCCTCGGCGTCGGTGCTGTTCATTCTCGACGAGCACCGGCGGCGCATCGCCGCGGGTGAACGCCCCGGCGGCTACGGCGTCATGATGGCGATGGGCCCCGCATTCTGCGCGGAAGTCGTATTGCTCGACTTCGACGCCGCCGACGTGGAGGACGATCAATGA
- a CDS encoding BTAD domain-containing putative transcriptional regulator, producing the protein MTNLSQSAAEISRAEPLRLVLLGGLDLRDPTGGEISAVLAQPKRLALLAYLAMSPQGRLRRRDALLGVFWPEMTETNARNALNRSISFLRGELAVDAIVSRGKEEVGVAPDRLRCDAAEFDAAIAAGDVDRAMQLYAGEFLDGFVLSGASEFENWVERERLRLRKQACAAAWALAKRAEDAKDLPTALRRARQAFDLDRLDEPALRRLLALLDRAGDRLGLAQAYSEFATALDRDFEMEPSPETRRLVALLRARVLTHTSGALPSAMPVVAPAVAHVAPVAPVAPAAVAMTPRPAGAPRKFTTWVVALAIVAAVGIAAAVLRLSSTASVDTRSTIVVLPFTHVGSADFAFFQDEAVNILAAKLSVPEVTSVADPREVVAYARQTHLDTESDDALRAAAKRFHARYVVTGRIADVRGQVRLTADVFDMRAAVPRQGTVDAVGASTATFTLFDTLGRKALDLLPRAASPNRPAAGAR; encoded by the coding sequence GTGACGAACCTGAGCCAATCAGCGGCGGAAATTTCGCGCGCGGAGCCACTTCGGCTCGTTTTGCTGGGTGGTCTCGACCTCCGAGACCCCACCGGAGGCGAGATTTCGGCGGTTCTCGCGCAGCCGAAGCGGCTGGCGCTGCTCGCCTACCTCGCGATGAGTCCTCAGGGGCGTCTCCGGCGCCGAGACGCGCTGCTCGGTGTGTTCTGGCCCGAGATGACAGAAACGAACGCGCGCAATGCGCTCAACCGGAGCATCTCCTTTCTGCGCGGCGAGCTTGCGGTCGACGCCATCGTGAGCCGGGGAAAGGAGGAGGTCGGCGTGGCGCCGGACCGACTGCGGTGCGACGCGGCGGAGTTCGACGCGGCGATCGCCGCCGGTGACGTCGATCGTGCGATGCAGTTGTACGCGGGCGAGTTTCTCGACGGCTTCGTCCTCTCCGGCGCGTCGGAGTTCGAGAACTGGGTCGAGCGCGAGCGGCTCCGGCTTCGGAAGCAGGCGTGCGCGGCGGCCTGGGCGCTCGCGAAGCGTGCTGAGGATGCCAAGGATCTTCCGACGGCGTTGCGACGCGCGCGTCAGGCGTTCGATCTCGATCGGTTGGACGAGCCGGCGCTGCGGCGACTGCTCGCGCTGCTCGATCGCGCGGGCGATCGACTCGGTCTTGCGCAGGCGTACAGCGAATTCGCGACGGCGCTGGACCGTGATTTCGAGATGGAGCCGTCACCCGAGACGCGACGGCTCGTCGCATTACTCCGTGCGCGCGTCCTCACGCACACCTCGGGCGCGTTGCCATCGGCGATGCCGGTCGTTGCGCCGGCGGTCGCGCATGTTGCTCCTGTTGCTCCCGTTGCTCCGGCTGCTGTCGCCATGACGCCGCGACCGGCTGGCGCGCCGCGGAAATTCACCACCTGGGTGGTGGCGTTGGCGATCGTCGCGGCCGTCGGCATCGCCGCCGCGGTCCTCCGGCTGTCATCCACTGCGTCCGTCGACACGCGCAGCACGATCGTGGTGCTGCCGTTCACACATGTTGGAAGTGCCGACTTCGCGTTTTTTCAGGACGAGGCGGTGAACATTCTTGCCGCCAAGCTGTCCGTTCCGGAAGTGACTTCGGTGGCCGATCCCCGCGAGGTCGTGGCGTATGCGCGGCAGACGCATCTCGATACAGAGTCCGACGACGCGTTGCGCGCCGCGGCAAAGCGCTTTCATGCGCGGTACGTCGTCACCGGTCGCATTGCCGACGTGCGCGGGCAGGTGCGATTGACCGCGGACGTGTTCGACATGCGGGCCGCGGTGCCGCGGCAGGGCACCGTCGACGCGGTCGGAGCGTCGACCGCGACTTTCACACTCTTTGATACGCTCGGCAGAAAGGCGCTCGATCTGCTGCCGCGGGCGGCGTCGCCGAATCGGCCGGCTGCGGGCGCGCGATGA
- a CDS encoding YaiI/YqxD family protein: MRMLLFLGANHATRATRANMIVWIDADAAPRDVKEICLRASDRLKLETILVANQRLQIPPGYTHASAVRVDGGPDVADAYIAEHAVAGDVAITADIPLAALLVPKGVIVLDPRGDEYTAESIGERLSVRNFMDALRSTGVETGGHAAYGARDKQRFANALDRALTRGRR, encoded by the coding sequence ATGAGAATGCTACTGTTCCTGGGTGCAAACCATGCAACCCGTGCAACGCGTGCGAACATGATCGTGTGGATCGACGCCGACGCGGCGCCGCGCGACGTCAAGGAGATCTGTCTCCGGGCGTCGGACCGGTTGAAGCTCGAGACGATTCTCGTCGCGAATCAGCGGTTGCAGATTCCGCCGGGCTACACGCATGCATCGGCGGTGCGCGTCGATGGCGGTCCCGACGTCGCCGACGCATATATCGCCGAGCATGCGGTGGCGGGCGACGTCGCGATCACGGCGGATATCCCGCTCGCGGCGCTGCTCGTTCCTAAAGGCGTGATTGTCCTTGATCCGCGCGGTGACGAATACACCGCGGAGAGTATCGGCGAGCGCCTGTCGGTGCGGAACTTCATGGATGCGTTGCGCAGCACCGGCGTCGAGACAGGCGGGCATGCGGCGTATGGGGCGCGGGACAAGCAGCGATTCGCCAATGCGCTGGATCGGGCGCTGACACGGGGGCGGCGATAG
- a CDS encoding NAD(P)/FAD-dependent oxidoreductase: protein MSQYDNSIAVIGGGPVGLVFALCAHARGLRPLVIERRTSARSESRAIGIHPPSLELLDRLGLADRFLARGILVRRGLAFGTRGVVGAINFQWLSGRHKYVLALPQQDTETLLREALMERVPDALLRGRTLTGLTQTAADVELEITDVHGSIRHVRASAAVACDGKYGPTRALCGLSYTGGAYEGAYAMGDFPDTTALGEQGAVYLTPAGLVESFPLPEGYRRWVVRRDDDACGLPTADEVANVVRARTGHVVSPPDARAVSGFRAEHWLASDLSAGRVAFVGDAAHVISPIGGQGMNVGWLGAEDVAKTMASSLRRGTNLETALTRSSARRRRVVGAARRRAELNMWIGRPTARPERRERVVGLLLRGLAGRIFARSVTMRGLQFGV, encoded by the coding sequence ATGAGCCAGTATGACAATTCCATCGCCGTGATCGGCGGCGGTCCCGTCGGTCTCGTATTCGCCCTCTGCGCCCACGCGCGCGGACTGCGGCCGCTCGTGATCGAGCGGCGCACGTCGGCGCGATCTGAATCGCGCGCGATCGGCATTCATCCGCCGTCGCTCGAGCTGCTCGATCGCCTCGGCCTCGCCGACCGTTTTCTCGCCCGCGGCATTCTCGTGCGCCGCGGTCTTGCGTTCGGCACGCGCGGCGTCGTCGGGGCGATCAACTTTCAGTGGTTGTCCGGCCGCCACAAGTACGTGCTCGCGCTGCCGCAGCAGGACACGGAAACACTGCTTCGCGAAGCGCTCATGGAACGCGTGCCCGATGCACTGCTCCGCGGCCGAACGTTGACGGGACTCACACAAACCGCCGCCGACGTCGAGCTCGAGATCACCGACGTGCACGGCAGCATCCGCCACGTGCGCGCCAGCGCCGCGGTCGCATGCGATGGCAAGTATGGACCAACGCGCGCACTGTGCGGACTGTCCTACACCGGCGGCGCCTACGAAGGCGCTTACGCCATGGGCGACTTTCCGGACACGACCGCGCTCGGCGAGCAGGGCGCGGTGTATCTGACGCCGGCGGGCCTCGTCGAATCGTTCCCGCTGCCGGAAGGCTATCGGCGCTGGGTCGTTCGCCGCGACGACGACGCGTGCGGCTTGCCGACCGCCGATGAAGTCGCGAACGTCGTACGCGCGCGTACCGGTCATGTCGTGTCGCCTCCCGACGCCCGTGCGGTCAGCGGTTTTCGCGCCGAGCATTGGCTTGCGTCGGACCTCTCGGCCGGGCGCGTGGCGTTCGTCGGCGATGCGGCGCACGTGATCAGCCCCATCGGCGGCCAGGGTATGAACGTCGGCTGGCTCGGCGCCGAGGACGTCGCGAAGACGATGGCGTCGTCGCTGCGGCGCGGCACCAATCTCGAAACGGCGCTCACGCGCAGCTCGGCGCGCCGGCGGCGTGTCGTCGGTGCCGCACGCCGGCGTGCGGAGCTCAACATGTGGATCGGCCGTCCGACGGCGCGGCCGGAGCGGCGTGAGCGCGTCGTCGGATTGCTGCTGCGCGGGCTTGCGGGGCGAATCTTCGCACGATCGGTGACGATGCGAGGGCTCCAGTTCGGGGTGTGA
- a CDS encoding isoprenylcysteine carboxylmethyltransferase family protein: MNPLQFAFTALVLAVAMQRLWEVRRSAKHQRTLIALGAREHAHEQLAWMRVLHAGWLAATLIEAWLVPRDVPTAVMLIAAVAFAAGQTLRALAMHALGPRWTISVITLPGEPAIAKGIFRHLRHPNYLGVCLELLALPVIGGAYVTAIVASIANGVLLFFRIRAEEAALRCDSLYESTLGDKPRFIPGVMP; the protein is encoded by the coding sequence ATGAACCCCCTCCAGTTTGCGTTCACCGCGCTGGTGCTCGCGGTCGCCATGCAGCGCCTGTGGGAAGTCCGACGGAGCGCGAAGCATCAGCGAACGCTCATCGCGCTCGGAGCACGCGAGCACGCGCACGAACAGCTCGCGTGGATGCGCGTGCTTCACGCCGGATGGCTGGCGGCGACGCTGATCGAAGCGTGGCTCGTTCCGCGCGACGTGCCGACGGCGGTGATGCTGATCGCCGCCGTCGCATTCGCCGCCGGCCAGACGCTTCGCGCGCTCGCGATGCACGCGCTCGGTCCGCGCTGGACGATCAGCGTCATCACGTTGCCCGGCGAGCCCGCGATCGCGAAGGGAATCTTTAGACATCTTCGACACCCGAATTACCTCGGCGTATGTCTCGAGCTGCTGGCGCTGCCGGTGATCGGCGGCGCGTACGTCACGGCGATCGTCGCCTCGATCGCCAACGGCGTGCTTCTCTTCTTTCGCATTCGCGCCGAGGAAGCGGCATTGCGCTGCGACAGCCTGTACGAATCCACGTTGGGTGACAAACCGCGTTTCATTCCGGGAGTGATGCCATGA
- a CDS encoding Uma2 family endonuclease: protein MTTATKIWTLAEVHSLPDDGNKYELVHGVLYVTPAPGDAHETIAARLTRVLDPYVAAQGLGFVYHPRSVFRIGEEVEVEPDLMVRLPHPAAAGNDKDWESAPTPSLVVEILSPSTRRRDFQVKPRVYVDEGGIAEYWVVDPEGEVIHVYTRDHPRREMCDTLTWYPPGATQPLSIDLKQIFIKH from the coding sequence ATGACAACGGCGACCAAGATCTGGACGCTCGCGGAAGTCCACAGCCTGCCCGACGACGGCAACAAGTACGAGCTGGTGCACGGAGTTCTCTACGTGACGCCCGCACCCGGCGACGCGCATGAAACCATCGCCGCGCGACTCACGCGCGTGCTCGACCCGTATGTGGCTGCGCAGGGACTTGGGTTCGTCTACCATCCCCGCTCCGTGTTCCGCATTGGCGAAGAGGTCGAGGTCGAGCCTGATCTCATGGTGCGGTTGCCGCATCCGGCCGCCGCCGGCAACGACAAGGATTGGGAGAGTGCGCCGACTCCCTCGCTCGTCGTCGAGATCCTGTCACCCTCGACTCGACGGCGTGACTTCCAGGTAAAGCCCCGCGTATACGTCGACGAAGGCGGCATCGCCGAGTACTGGGTGGTCGATCCGGAGGGCGAGGTCATACACGTGTACACGCGCGACCATCCCAGGCGCGAGATGTGCGACACGTTGACGTGGTACCCGCCAGGCGCGACACAGCCGCTATCAATTGACCTGAAGCAGATATTTATAAAACACTAA
- a CDS encoding TPM domain-containing protein produces MPTLYGGPNRAMLAGLLLRAGAIAAAQTAPPIARYVPPVPDATHVFVLDSAHILSAAMIAALQDSSRALQAETGADIAWVTLPTLGGRPIEEAGLYIGRTWRVGSAGTPGDPLRNRGLVVLYVPNKATTAGPNFRVEVGNGLEGTITDSRSRAIANAMRDSLRLRRVDAAYRLGWAAAASLVREDALQQHVIAAAHSKPMPHFVQPAHPAKPRTAHNSMPNWYWFAGFFVFYIVALFLNDPNKASSRDRDSSSSGDSGSGGGGGDSDFGGGGGFSGGGSSDTI; encoded by the coding sequence GTGCCCACGCTCTACGGTGGGCCGAATCGCGCTATGCTCGCGGGGCTGCTGCTGCGAGCCGGCGCGATCGCCGCCGCTCAGACCGCGCCGCCGATCGCTCGGTACGTCCCACCGGTCCCCGACGCAACACATGTCTTCGTGCTCGATTCCGCGCACATCCTGTCGGCCGCGATGATCGCCGCGCTTCAAGACAGCAGCCGCGCGCTTCAGGCGGAGACCGGCGCCGATATCGCATGGGTGACGCTCCCGACACTCGGGGGCCGTCCGATCGAGGAAGCGGGATTGTACATCGGGCGCACGTGGCGTGTCGGATCGGCCGGCACACCGGGTGACCCGCTCCGCAACCGCGGCCTCGTCGTGCTGTATGTGCCGAACAAGGCCACGACCGCGGGGCCGAACTTCCGCGTCGAAGTCGGCAACGGCCTCGAAGGCACGATCACGGACTCGCGCTCGCGCGCGATCGCGAACGCCATGAGAGATTCCTTACGCCTGCGCCGTGTTGACGCCGCGTACCGGCTGGGCTGGGCCGCCGCCGCGAGCCTGGTTCGCGAGGATGCATTGCAGCAGCACGTCATCGCGGCCGCGCACTCGAAGCCGATGCCACACTTCGTGCAGCCGGCGCATCCGGCCAAGCCGCGCACGGCGCACAATTCCATGCCGAATTGGTATTGGTTCGCCGGATTTTTCGTGTTTTACATCGTTGCGCTTTTCTTGAACGACCCGAACAAAGCGAGTTCGAGGGATCGCGACTCGAGTAGCAGCGGCGACAGCGGTAGTGGAGGCGGCGGCGGCGACAGCGATTTCGGCGGCGGCGGCGGATTTTCGGGCGGCGGCTCGTCGGACACGATCTAG